Proteins encoded by one window of Nocardioides euryhalodurans:
- the modA gene encoding molybdate ABC transporter substrate-binding protein yields MRVLVLLLLALPLAACGGGDDQAEGQQELTVLAAASLTDAYEELAATFTEQTGAEVTFSFGSSTDLAEQAADGAPGDVLATADEASMQVAEDAGVAGEVTTFATNVLVIVTPPENPAGIEGLDDLTGSTWVRCADEVPCGRVALAVLEAGGVTSEPASLEEDVRATLDKVISGEADAGLVYATDAVAAGDAVETVEIPGAEEQTTSYFTTPLSQSEDAGLAAEWVELVTSEEGQEILVDAGFTLP; encoded by the coding sequence ATGCGCGTGCTCGTCCTGCTCCTCCTGGCGCTCCCGCTCGCCGCGTGCGGCGGTGGCGACGACCAGGCCGAGGGGCAGCAGGAGCTGACCGTGCTCGCCGCCGCCTCCCTCACCGACGCCTACGAGGAGCTCGCGGCCACCTTCACCGAGCAGACCGGGGCCGAGGTGACCTTCTCCTTCGGCTCGAGCACCGACCTCGCCGAGCAGGCGGCGGACGGCGCCCCGGGGGACGTGCTGGCCACCGCCGACGAGGCGTCGATGCAGGTCGCCGAGGACGCCGGCGTGGCCGGCGAGGTCACGACGTTCGCCACCAACGTGCTGGTGATCGTGACCCCGCCGGAGAACCCGGCCGGGATCGAGGGGCTCGACGACCTGACGGGATCGACCTGGGTCCGGTGCGCCGACGAGGTCCCCTGCGGTCGGGTGGCGCTCGCGGTGCTCGAGGCCGGCGGGGTCACCTCAGAGCCGGCCAGCCTGGAGGAGGACGTCCGGGCCACCCTCGACAAGGTGATCTCCGGCGAGGCCGACGCCGGGCTGGTCTACGCCACGGACGCGGTGGCGGCGGGCGACGCGGTCGAGACCGTGGAGATCCCCGGCGCCGAGGAGCAGACGACGTCGTACTTCACGACGCCGCTCAGCCAGAGCGAGGACGCCGGGCTGGCGGCCGAGTGGGTCGAGCTGGTCACCTCCGAGGAGGGCCAGGAGATCCTCGTGGACGCCGGGTTCACGCTCCCGTGA
- a CDS encoding TOBE domain-containing protein, with amino-acid sequence MTRYRIAEAADLLGVSDDTVRRWVDAGRIEADAEGGRATVDGVDLARLAGELADHPDRDRTRANAVSARNRMTGIVTKVVRDTVMAQVDLICGPYRLVSLMSAEAADELGLEVGVRAIASVKSTNVVVERP; translated from the coding sequence GTGACTCGCTACCGGATCGCGGAAGCTGCCGACCTGCTCGGCGTCAGCGACGACACCGTCCGGCGCTGGGTCGACGCCGGTCGGATCGAGGCTGACGCCGAGGGCGGGCGCGCGACGGTGGACGGGGTCGACCTGGCGCGGCTGGCCGGCGAGCTCGCCGACCACCCCGACCGTGACCGCACCCGCGCCAACGCCGTCAGTGCCCGCAACCGGATGACCGGGATCGTCACCAAGGTCGTCCGCGACACGGTGATGGCACAGGTCGACCTGATCTGCGGCCCCTACCGGCTCGTCTCGCTGATGAGCGCCGAGGCCGCCGACGAGCTCGGGCTCGAGGTCGGCGTCCGGGCCATCGCGTCCGTCAAGTCCACCAACGTCGTCGTCGAGAGGCCCTGA
- a CDS encoding SLC13 family permease — translation MPPLAELVAVAALVALLVTAFRHPSGRVELAVGAATVVAVGSAGLLDADLVGSTLAHLGPVVLFLATILVVADVCAAAGLFAWASDRIVRLGRGRAVPVFTGTFLVAAAITTTLSLDATVVLLTPVVVAAALALGIPHGPGASACLRMANSASLLLPVSNLTNLLAMPHLDLGFAAFALVMAPVLAVVLVVEYVGLRWLHRLELADPGRHRPPAVQAPLPVVPVVVVGAMLVGFAAGSVVGIEPGYVSTVAAVALVGWARHRRIGGFRRAVAAAHPSFAGFVLALGLVVATLGEGPLGTEVRGLLPSGTGVVDLFVVAGLATVLSALLTNLSATLLVVPMLAPLGTPAVLAALLGLTIGSGLTWTGSLANLLWRRALVRQGLPVSSREFHRVSLLLTPVSLLAAVLTLALIT, via the coding sequence GTGCCACCCCTTGCCGAGCTCGTCGCCGTCGCGGCCCTCGTCGCCCTCCTGGTCACGGCCTTCCGCCACCCCTCCGGCCGGGTCGAGCTCGCCGTCGGCGCGGCCACCGTCGTGGCCGTCGGGAGCGCCGGCCTGCTCGACGCCGACCTCGTGGGGTCGACGCTCGCGCACCTCGGTCCGGTGGTGCTGTTCCTGGCCACGATCCTCGTGGTCGCCGACGTGTGCGCCGCGGCCGGCCTGTTCGCGTGGGCGTCCGACCGCATCGTCCGGCTGGGCCGCGGTCGGGCGGTGCCGGTGTTCACGGGGACCTTCCTCGTGGCCGCGGCCATCACCACCACCCTCAGCCTGGACGCGACCGTCGTGCTGCTGACCCCTGTCGTCGTCGCCGCCGCACTGGCGCTCGGGATCCCGCACGGTCCGGGCGCCTCCGCCTGCCTCCGGATGGCCAACTCCGCCTCGCTGCTGCTCCCGGTCTCCAACCTCACCAACCTCCTCGCGATGCCACACCTCGACCTCGGCTTCGCGGCCTTCGCCCTGGTCATGGCACCCGTGCTCGCGGTCGTCCTCGTCGTCGAGTACGTCGGTCTCCGCTGGCTCCACCGGCTCGAGCTGGCCGACCCGGGGCGGCACCGCCCGCCCGCCGTGCAGGCCCCGCTGCCCGTCGTACCCGTCGTCGTGGTCGGCGCGATGCTGGTCGGCTTCGCCGCCGGCTCGGTCGTCGGCATCGAGCCCGGCTACGTGTCGACCGTGGCCGCGGTCGCGCTCGTCGGCTGGGCCCGGCACCGCCGGATCGGCGGGTTCCGCCGGGCCGTGGCGGCGGCCCACCCCTCGTTCGCCGGCTTCGTGCTCGCCCTGGGCCTCGTGGTGGCGACCCTCGGCGAGGGTCCGCTCGGCACCGAGGTCCGGGGGCTGCTCCCGAGCGGCACCGGGGTCGTCGACCTGTTCGTCGTCGCCGGACTCGCGACGGTCCTGTCCGCGCTGCTGACCAACCTGTCGGCGACCCTGCTGGTCGTGCCGATGCTCGCACCGCTCGGGACACCCGCGGTCCTGGCCGCCCTGCTCGGGCTCACGATCGGTTCCGGCCTGACGTGGACGGGCTCGCTCGCCAACCTGCTGTGGCGACGGGCACTGGTCCGGCAGGGGCTGCCGGTCTCGAGCCGCGAGTTCCACCGGGTGTCGCTGCTGCTCACGCCGGTCAGCCTGCTGGCCGCCGTGCTGACGCTCGCCCTGATCACCTGA
- a CDS encoding DUF4245 family protein: MSEQPGRYQRSASGMIGAMLVLLLAIGAFAGFRALNREELEVRPEPVDYLSAVEAAQSGDWQVVYPEALPEGWTATSIDASAEQAWGIGFLTGDGFAGVQQADESLSSMLRTYVDEDTTAVDPVVPGGELAGRWLAFEDAGGDLAYASRLDGQTVLVYGSAPESDLLELAGSLTTAPVAG, translated from the coding sequence GTGAGTGAACAGCCCGGCCGCTACCAGCGCTCGGCCTCCGGGATGATCGGCGCGATGCTGGTCCTGCTGCTGGCGATCGGGGCGTTCGCGGGCTTCCGGGCCCTCAACCGCGAGGAGCTGGAGGTCCGGCCGGAGCCCGTCGACTACCTCAGCGCGGTCGAGGCGGCCCAGTCCGGTGACTGGCAGGTGGTCTACCCCGAGGCGCTGCCGGAGGGCTGGACCGCCACCAGCATCGACGCCAGCGCCGAGCAGGCGTGGGGGATCGGGTTCCTGACCGGCGACGGCTTCGCCGGCGTCCAGCAGGCGGACGAGTCGCTCTCCTCGATGCTCCGGACCTACGTCGACGAGGACACCACGGCCGTGGACCCGGTCGTCCCCGGCGGCGAGCTGGCCGGTCGCTGGCTGGCCTTCGAGGACGCGGGGGGCGACCTCGCGTACGCCTCCCGGCTCGACGGGCAGACCGTGCTGGTCTACGGCTCGGCACCGGAGTCCGACCTGCTCGAGCTGGCCGGGTCGCTCACGACCGCGCCGGTGGCGGGCTGA
- a CDS encoding exodeoxyribonuclease VII small subunit, whose product MSTQPEPGTGQGEENPPYEQAREELIEVVRRLEAGGTTLEESLTLWQRGEQLAGICQAWLDGARERLEQAIASDDED is encoded by the coding sequence TTGAGCACCCAGCCAGAGCCCGGCACCGGCCAGGGCGAGGAGAACCCGCCGTACGAGCAGGCCCGCGAGGAGCTCATCGAGGTGGTGCGTCGCCTCGAGGCCGGCGGCACGACCCTCGAGGAGTCGCTCACGCTCTGGCAGCGGGGCGAGCAGCTGGCCGGGATCTGCCAGGCGTGGCTCGACGGGGCGCGGGAGCGCCTGGAGCAGGCGATCGCCTCCGACGACGAGGACTGA
- the xseA gene encoding exodeoxyribonuclease VII large subunit yields the protein MPSLRETTADAPAPVRAVSNALSQWIGQLGAVWVEGQVTQFTRRPGLNTVFVTLRDPVAEVSVQATCARSLFDSLNPPLVEGASVVMHARPSFYAGNGSLSLAASDIRMVGLGELLARLERRRQLLAAEGLFDPARKRRLPFLPGCVGLVTAPGSAAERDVLDNARRRWPAVRFTPTYAAMQGPRSALEVIEAVERLDRDPDVDVIIVARGGGSVEDLLPFSDEGLVRAVHAVRTPVVSAIGHEPDSPLLDLVADVRASTPTDAAKLVVPDVAEELRGVTVARDRLRAGLARLLDREQAALDAVRSRPALADPRGLVDDRLAEVDDLRRRARRALGHGLDRAADNLDHQRARVRSLSPLETLRRGYAVLQDDAGHVVTSVEGVETGRPVSVRVADGRVLATTTGTQPDPTEEHS from the coding sequence GTGCCCTCGCTGCGTGAGACCACCGCCGACGCCCCGGCGCCCGTGCGCGCGGTGTCCAACGCCCTGTCGCAGTGGATCGGCCAGCTCGGCGCCGTCTGGGTGGAGGGCCAGGTCACCCAGTTCACGCGGCGCCCCGGCCTCAACACCGTGTTCGTGACCCTGCGCGACCCGGTCGCCGAGGTGTCGGTCCAGGCGACCTGTGCCCGGTCCCTCTTCGACTCCCTCAACCCGCCTCTGGTCGAGGGTGCGAGCGTCGTGATGCACGCGCGGCCCAGCTTCTACGCCGGCAACGGCAGCCTCTCGCTGGCCGCCTCCGACATCCGCATGGTCGGCCTCGGGGAGCTGCTCGCCCGGCTGGAACGGCGGCGACAGCTGCTCGCCGCCGAGGGCCTCTTCGACCCGGCCCGCAAGCGCCGGCTCCCCTTCCTGCCGGGCTGCGTCGGGCTGGTGACCGCCCCCGGCTCGGCCGCCGAGCGCGACGTGCTCGACAACGCGCGACGACGGTGGCCGGCGGTCCGGTTCACGCCGACGTACGCCGCCATGCAGGGGCCTCGTTCCGCGCTCGAGGTGATCGAGGCCGTGGAGCGCCTCGACCGCGATCCCGACGTCGACGTGATCATCGTGGCGCGCGGCGGCGGCTCCGTGGAGGACCTGCTGCCGTTCTCCGACGAGGGGCTGGTCCGGGCGGTCCACGCCGTCCGCACCCCCGTGGTCTCGGCGATCGGCCACGAGCCCGACTCGCCGCTGCTCGACCTCGTCGCCGACGTCCGCGCGTCGACCCCGACCGACGCGGCCAAGCTGGTCGTCCCCGACGTGGCCGAGGAGCTGCGCGGCGTCACCGTCGCCCGGGACCGGCTGCGGGCGGGGCTGGCCCGGCTGCTTGACCGTGAGCAGGCCGCGCTCGACGCCGTCCGCTCCCGTCCCGCGCTGGCCGACCCCCGCGGGCTCGTCGACGACCGGCTCGCCGAGGTCGACGACCTTCGACGACGGGCCCGCCGCGCGCTGGGCCACGGCCTCGACCGGGCCGCCGACAACCTCGACCACCAGCGGGCCCGGGTGCGGTCGCTGTCCCCGCTGGAGACGCTGCGGCGTGGCTACGCCGTGCTGCAGGACGACGCCGGCCACGTCGTCACCTCGGTCGAGGGCGTCGAGACCGGCCGACCCGTCAGCGTGCGCGTGGCCGACGGCCGCGTCCTCGCCACCACCACCGGCACCCAGCCCGATCCGACGGAGGAGCACAGTTGA
- a CDS encoding MBL fold metallo-hydrolase — translation MLTPVADGVLVHQSELLRNNAVVVEGRNGVLLVDPGLTDSELRCLAHDLRELDRPVVAGFATHPDWDHVLWHADLGEAPRFGTARCADFMHALRSDADWRARVTEGLPPEIAEEVPLDPFGLITALPAGTTHLPWDGPPVRVVEHPAHAPGHAALVVEDRRVLVAGDMLSDVFVPMLDDWNNAHDPVEGYLTGLRLLEDVVGGVDVVVPGHGSVGKGEQVGARIRLDRAYVDALRDGRTPDDPRIGPSVEPGWEWVADIHTGQAEALARRRGRDATSG, via the coding sequence GTGCTGACCCCGGTCGCGGACGGCGTCCTGGTCCACCAGAGCGAGCTGCTCCGGAACAACGCCGTCGTCGTCGAGGGCCGCAACGGCGTGCTGCTGGTCGACCCCGGTCTCACGGACTCCGAGCTGCGATGCCTTGCGCACGACCTCCGCGAGCTCGACCGACCCGTCGTGGCGGGCTTCGCGACGCACCCGGACTGGGACCACGTGCTCTGGCACGCCGACCTCGGCGAGGCGCCCCGCTTCGGCACGGCCCGCTGCGCCGACTTCATGCACGCCCTGCGGTCGGACGCGGACTGGCGGGCCCGCGTCACCGAGGGGCTGCCACCGGAGATCGCCGAGGAGGTACCCCTGGACCCGTTCGGCCTGATCACGGCCCTGCCCGCCGGAACCACGCACCTCCCCTGGGACGGCCCACCCGTGCGGGTCGTCGAGCACCCCGCCCACGCCCCGGGCCATGCGGCCCTGGTGGTCGAGGACCGCCGGGTGCTCGTCGCCGGCGACATGCTGTCGGACGTCTTCGTGCCGATGCTCGACGACTGGAACAACGCCCACGATCCCGTCGAGGGGTACCTGACCGGGCTGCGGCTGCTCGAGGACGTGGTGGGCGGCGTCGACGTCGTCGTCCCCGGGCACGGGTCCGTCGGCAAAGGCGAGCAGGTAGGCGCACGGATCCGGCTGGACCGCGCGTACGTGGACGCCCTGCGCGACGGCCGCACCCCCGACGACCCGCGGATCGGCCCCTCGGTCGAGCCAGGCTGGGAATGGGTCGCCGACATCCACACCGGGCAGGCCGAGGCCCTCGCCCGGAGGCGTGGTCGCGACGCGACGTCGGGCTAG
- a CDS encoding dihydrofolate reductase family protein — MEDTTRQTAQGKVLLHFSMSLDGFVAGPGHSMDWMRQDATNRPGLVEEYVATTGAVLGGRNGWDAFPDPAAIYGGAWTGPVFVLTHHPEDAEPADGVTFLDCDVAEAVRIALEAAAGKNLEVLSPTIGRQLLQRGLVDELDLHVSPVLLGDGVRLFDNPGGTPVGLELRNGEDPVAEVNLRYRPITAPLT; from the coding sequence ATGGAGGACACGACACGGCAGACGGCGCAGGGCAAGGTTCTCCTGCACTTCTCGATGTCGCTGGACGGGTTCGTCGCCGGCCCTGGCCACTCGATGGACTGGATGAGGCAGGACGCCACCAACCGCCCGGGCCTCGTCGAGGAGTACGTCGCGACGACCGGCGCCGTGCTCGGCGGTCGGAACGGCTGGGATGCCTTCCCCGACCCCGCCGCGATCTACGGCGGAGCATGGACGGGACCGGTCTTCGTCCTGACCCACCACCCCGAGGACGCCGAGCCCGCCGACGGAGTGACCTTCCTCGACTGCGACGTGGCCGAGGCCGTACGCATCGCGCTGGAGGCAGCCGCGGGCAAGAACCTCGAGGTCCTCTCACCCACGATCGGACGCCAGCTCCTCCAACGCGGCCTGGTCGACGAGCTCGACCTGCACGTCTCGCCGGTGCTGCTCGGAGACGGGGTCCGGCTCTTCGACAACCCGGGCGGCACACCCGTCGGGCTGGAGCTGAGGAACGGCGAGGACCCCGTGGCCGAGGTGAACCTTCGCTACCGCCCGATCACGGCCCCCCTGACCTGA
- a CDS encoding 4-hydroxy-3-methylbut-2-enyl diphosphate reductase yields the protein MTTDLGTPPVLSPDEAERVVLLAAPRGYCAGVDRAVVTVEQALDLYGSPVYVRKQIVHNKHVVSDLESRGAIFVEELDEVPEGATVVFSAHGVSPEVHRQAAERELKTIDATCPLVTKVHHEAKRFAGEDYDILLIGHEGHEEVEGTAGEAPDHIQLVQGPGDVDQIVVRDPERVAWLSQTTLSVDETLETVAAIRERFPALLDPPSDDICYATQNRQLAVKEIARDADLVIVVGSGNSSNSVRLVEVALEAGAAASYRVDDASEIDEAWLDGVSTVSVTSGASVPEELVRGVLDFLAERGYPDAQAVHSAEESLIFALPKELRRDLKAAAQQAAGRA from the coding sequence ATGACGACCGACCTGGGGACCCCTCCCGTCCTGAGCCCCGACGAGGCCGAGCGGGTCGTGCTGCTCGCGGCGCCCCGGGGCTACTGCGCCGGCGTCGACCGCGCGGTGGTGACCGTCGAGCAGGCCCTGGACCTCTACGGCTCCCCGGTCTACGTCCGCAAGCAGATCGTGCACAACAAGCACGTCGTCTCCGACCTGGAGTCTCGCGGCGCGATCTTCGTCGAGGAGCTCGACGAGGTGCCGGAGGGGGCGACCGTGGTCTTCTCCGCCCACGGGGTGTCGCCCGAGGTGCACCGCCAGGCCGCCGAGCGCGAGCTCAAGACCATCGACGCGACCTGCCCGCTGGTCACCAAGGTCCACCACGAGGCCAAGCGCTTCGCCGGTGAGGACTACGACATCCTGCTGATCGGCCACGAGGGACACGAGGAGGTCGAGGGGACCGCCGGTGAGGCTCCCGACCACATCCAGCTGGTCCAGGGCCCCGGCGACGTCGACCAGATCGTCGTCCGGGACCCCGAGCGGGTCGCCTGGCTGTCGCAGACCACGCTGAGCGTCGACGAGACCCTCGAGACCGTGGCCGCGATCCGGGAGCGCTTCCCGGCGCTGCTGGACCCGCCGAGCGACGACATCTGCTACGCCACCCAGAATCGTCAGCTGGCCGTCAAGGAGATCGCCCGCGACGCCGACCTGGTGATCGTGGTCGGCTCCGGCAACTCCTCCAACTCGGTCCGGCTGGTCGAGGTCGCTCTCGAGGCGGGCGCCGCGGCCTCCTACCGCGTCGACGACGCCTCGGAGATCGACGAGGCGTGGCTCGACGGCGTCTCGACGGTGAGCGTCACCTCCGGAGCGAGCGTCCCCGAGGAGCTGGTGCGCGGCGTCCTCGACTTCCTCGCCGAGCGCGGCTACCCCGACGCCCAGGCGGTGCACTCCGCCGAGGAATCGCTGATCTTCGCGCTCCCCAAGGAGCTGCGTCGCGACCTCAAGGCGGCTGCCCAGCAGGCCGCCGGACGCGCGTAG
- a CDS encoding L-threonylcarbamoyladenylate synthase: MARYVDLHPENPQPRLVGQVVAALRDDALIAYPTDSGYALGCQLGNRDGRDRILRIRQLDDRHHFTLMCKDFAQLGQFVHVDNAAFRAIKAATPGPYTFILPATGEVPRRLMHPKKRTVGVRIPDHVVVCALLEELGEPLLTSTLILPGEDEPRIHGWEIKEELDHQVDIVVESGEVLPEPTTVVDWSEGYPEVVRVGAGDPSRFAA; this comes from the coding sequence GTGGCGAGGTACGTCGACCTCCACCCGGAGAACCCCCAGCCGCGGCTGGTCGGCCAGGTCGTCGCCGCGCTGCGCGACGACGCGCTGATCGCCTATCCCACCGACTCCGGCTACGCACTGGGCTGCCAGCTCGGCAACCGGGACGGTCGCGACCGGATCCTGCGGATCCGCCAGCTCGACGACCGGCACCACTTCACCCTGATGTGCAAGGACTTCGCCCAGCTCGGGCAGTTCGTCCACGTCGACAACGCGGCGTTCCGCGCCATCAAGGCCGCGACACCGGGGCCGTACACCTTCATCCTGCCGGCGACGGGCGAGGTGCCGCGCCGCCTGATGCACCCCAAGAAGCGGACCGTGGGGGTGCGGATCCCCGACCACGTGGTGGTGTGTGCGTTGCTGGAGGAGCTCGGTGAGCCGCTGCTCACCAGCACGTTGATCCTCCCGGGCGAGGACGAGCCCCGCATCCACGGCTGGGAGATCAAGGAGGAGCTCGACCACCAGGTCGACATCGTCGTCGAGTCCGGCGAGGTGCTCCCGGAGCCGACGACGGTCGTGGACTGGTCGGAGGGCTATCCGGAGGTGGTCCGGGTCGGCGCGGGCGACCCGTCGAGGTTCGCTGCCTGA